One Solanum lycopersicum chromosome 4, SLM_r2.1 DNA window includes the following coding sequences:
- the LOC138348213 gene encoding uncharacterized mitochondrial protein AtMg00810-like, with the protein MVCKLHKSLYGLKQAPRQWNLKLTEALVDMGFSQSHYDYSLFTKNIGKELLVILVYVDDLLVTGSSLHYIQQIREELQQRFRMKDLGELKYFLGIEFSRSKEGILMNQRKYALGLVSELGLAGCKPSSTPLEFNHKLTSTVFDEFIGKNANAEDSLLDDFGKYQRLIGKLLYLTMTRPDIAFVVQVLSQYMHSPKSSHMEAALRVVKYIKGTAGLGLFMPSNKDNEMVAYCDSDWGACVETRRSVTGYMIKLGGALVSWKSKKQNTVSRSSAEAEFRSMATTVAEIVWLKGLFSELGMEIKVPVKVFCDNKAAIQIAAHPIFHERTKHFDIDCHFVREKILEGLIQTQHLGTRDQQADILTKGLCKPQHEEMINKLGMKNVFSNS; encoded by the coding sequence ATGGTTTGCAAGCTTCATAAGTCCTTGTATGGACTGAAGCAGGCACCAAGACAGTGGAACTTAAAGCTAACAGAGGCTTTAGTTGATATGGGATTTTCACAGTCACATTATGATTATTCACTATTTACTAAGAACATAGGTAAAGAACTTCTAGTTATCttggtatatgttgatgatctcTTGGTTACTGGGAGCAGTTTGCATTATATACAACAAATAAGAGAGGAGTTACAACAAAGGTTTAGAATGAAAGATCTAGGTGagcttaaatattttcttggaaTTGAATTCTCCAGGTCCAAAGAAGGTATACTAATGAATCAAAGGAAGTATGCTTTAGGACTTGTGTCTGAGTTGGGATTAGCAGGTTGTAAACCTTCTTCTACACCCTTGGAGTTCAATCACAAGCTAACTTCCACTGTGTTTGATGAATTCATTGGAAAAAATGCTAATGCAGAAGACTCACTTCTTGATGACTTTGGAAAATATCAAAGGCTGATAGGGAAGTTATTATACTTAACTATGACTAGGCCTGATATAGCCTTTGTAGTACAAGTACTCAGTCAATATATGCACTCACCAAAGTCATCTCATATGGAAGCAGCACTAAGAGtagttaaatatataaaaggaaCTGCAGGTCTTGGATTGTTTATGCCAAGTAACAAAGACAATGAAATGGTAGCCTATTGTGACTCAGACTGGGGGGCTTGTGTAGAAACAAGAAGATCAGTTACAGGCTATATGATTAAACTAGGAGGAGCACTGGTATCCTGGAagtcaaagaaacaaaacaCAGTATCTAGGAGCTCTGCAGAAGCAGAATTCAGAAGTATGGCTACTACAGTTGCTGAAATAGTGTGGTTGAAAGGCTTATTCAGTGAGTTAGGAATGGAAATAAAGGTGCCAGTAAAGGTATTTTGTGATAACAAAGCTGCTATCCAAATAGCAGCACAtccaatttttcatgaaagaactAAACATTTTGACATAGATTGTCATTTTGTAAGAGAGAAGATACTTGAAGGGCTTATTCAGACACAACACTTAGGAACAAGAGATCAACAAGCTGATATACTCACCAAAGGGCTGTGCAAACCTCAACATGAAGAAATGATTAACAAGCTAGGaatgaaaaatgtattttcCAATTCttag
- the LOC101253586 gene encoding MDIS1-interacting receptor like kinase 2-like, whose amino-acid sequence MRSSLSNTIFITHFLIFITFCFDEHVLAKSYLNASERHSISLEAFSLLQWKTSLENTSQTLLSSWLITSNSTNPCHNWCGISCDNIGRVNQMNLANYGIRGNLHHLNFTSFPHLQLINFTNNSIHGTLPKNMFNLSRLSFLYLSYNQFDGVIPHEIGLLKNLKHLDLSINRFIGFIPSSIGNLIKLELLFLSVNELYGPVPSSFGNLKSLVHLCLLRNKLNGSLPKEFENLTHLQTFQVAENNFSGHLPQNVCFGGSLAKFIAYDNKFIGRVPRTLKNCSTLSRVRLDGNQLSSNISEAFGVYPSLVYMDLSHNKLYGELSSQWGFSHNLTSLKISNNNLVGAIPVEIGNLIKLRMLDLSSNHLTGEIPKSLGRLTLLLELDLHENRISGETPVEVGKLSKLTRLDLGANNMSGTIPAEIGDCRQLWYLNLSKNMLNTTIPSNLGNLHSLAYLDLSYNMLSGEIPWHIGSLRSLERMNLSRNNLSGSIPPSFNERVSLRSIDISCNQLVGPLPKIVAFQNASREELRDNKDLCSNNHTGMRPCSSLRRKERTSRKLILTLTLSLIVVALLLLVITCILFRTKRKRNRSIQPREPSSNSFSVRDFDGKIAYENIIAATENFDGKYCIGKGGHGSVYKVELPCGQVVAVKKVHALEDEESDDNLIKSFSTEIQALVNIRHRNIVKLYGFCSHARHSFLVYELLEGGNLSQNLSNEGKARDLDWLKRVDIVKGVANALCYLHHACSPPIVHRDISSNNVLLDDEGNPHVSDFGTAKLLRPNSTNWTSFAGTLGYVAPELAYTMKVNEKSDVYSFGILSLELIIGHHPGDIIHATLSSSPASGANGTLLKELIDKRTLAPGKQEAEELMKITKLAFACLHQSPLARPSMKQVCASLSKENWPSKGLFSTVTLGQLLESTLLTC is encoded by the exons atgagatccTCATTATCCAACACAATTTTCATTACTCATTTTTTGATCTTTATAactttttgttttgatgaacATGTTCTTGCTAAATCTTATCTAAATGCTTCTGAAAGACATTCAATTTCACTTGAAGCATTTTCTCTTTTACAATGGAAAACAAGTCTTGAAAATACAAGCCAAACACTCCTTTCCTCTTGGTTAATTACTAGCAATAGTACTAATCCTTGTCATAATTGGTGTGGCATTTCTTGTGATAATATTGGAAGAGTTAATCAAATGAATCTTGCAAATTATGGGATTAGAGGTAATCTTCACCATCTAAATTTCACTTCTTTTCCTCATCTTCAATTGATTAATTTTACTAATAACTCAATCCATGGTACACTTCCAAAAAACATGTTCAATCTTTCAAGATTAAGTTTCCTCTATTTGAGTTACAATCAGTTTGATGGAGTGATTCCACATGAAATAGGGCTACTGAAGAATCTCAAACACTTAGACTTGTCGATAAATCGTTTTATTGGCTTTATCCCTTCATCTATTGGTAACTTAATTAAACTTGAGTTGTTgtttttatctgttaatgaACTCTATGGCCCTGTTCCTTCAAGTTTTGGTAACTTAAAATCCCTTGTGCATTTGTGTTTGCTTAGAAATAAACTCAATGGATCACTTCCAAAAGAGTTTGAAAATCTTACACATTTGCAAACTTTTCAAGTAGCAGAGAACAATTTTTCTGGTCATTTGCCACAAAATGTGTGCTTTGGTGGATCACTTGCTAAATTCATAGCATATGACAATAAGTTTATTGGTCGTGTCCCTCGAACCTTGAAAAATTGCTCTACACTATCAAGAGTTAGGCTTGATGGTAACCAATTGTCTAGCAATATATCAGAAGCTTTTGGTGTCTATCCAAGTCTAGTGTACATGGATTTGAGTCATAATAAACTATATGGCGAGTTATCGTCACAATGGGGCTTTTCTCATAATCTAACAAGTTTGAAGATCTCCAATAACAACTTGGTTGGTGCCATACCAGTTGAGATAGGAAATTTGATCAAACTAAGAATGCTTGATCTCTCTTCAAATCACTTGACCGGCGAAATTCCTAAAAGTTTAGGGAGGCTAACTCTCTTGCTGGAACTCGATTTACATGAGAATAGAATTTCAGGAGAAACACCTGTAGAAGTGGGGAAGTTGTCTAAACTTACAAGACTTGACTTGGGCGCGAATAATATGAGTGGAACGATTCCAGCAGAAATAGGAGATTGTAGGCAGCTTTGGTACTTGAACTTAAGCAAGAACATGCTGAATACAACTATTCCTTCTAATTTAGGAAATTTGCACTCTCTAGCGTATCTTGATCTCAGTTATAACATGCTCAGTGGTGAGATACCGTGGCACATAGGGAGTTTGAGAAGTTTGGAAAGAATGAATCTTTCGCGTAATAACTTGTCTGGTTCAATCCCGCCTAGTTTCAATGAACGCGTTAGTTTGAGGTCAATCGATATATCTTGCAATCAATTAGTTGGTCCCCTTCCCAAGATCGTGGCATTTCAAAATGCATCGCGTGAAGAATTAAGAGATAACAAGGATTTATGCAGCAATAATCATACTGGTATGAGACCTTGCTCTTCATTGAGGAGAAAAGAGAGAACAAGTAGAAAGCTTATACTGACCTTAACTCTGTCTCTAATTGTGGTTGCCTTGCTTTTACTTGTGATTACTTGTATACTTTTTCGAacgaaaaggaaaagaaatagaaGTATTCAGCCAAGAGAACCATCAAGCAATTCTTTTTCAGTTAGGGACTTTGATGGCAAAATAGCATACGAAAACATCATTGCAGCAACAGAAAACTTTGATGGCAAATATTGCATAGGGAAGGGAGGACATGGAAGTGTCTATAAGGTTGAGTTACCATGTGGTCAAGTTGTTGCAGTGAAAAAAGTTCATGCTTTAGAAGATGAAGAATCTGATGACAACTTGATCAAAAGCTTTTCAACAGAGATACAAGCTCTAGTAAATATCCGCCATCGGAACATTGTGAAGCTTTATGGATTTTGTTCACACGCGCGCCATTCGTTCTTGGTTTATGAGCTGTTGGAAGGAGGAAACCTGTCACAAAACCTAAGCAACGAGGGTAAAGCAAGAGATTTAGATTGGCTCAAGAGGGTTGATATTGTCAAGGGGGTAGCAAACGCGTTGTGTTACTTGCATCATGCGTGTTCACCTCCTATAGTTCATAGGGATATATCAAGCAACAATGTTCTCTTAGATGATGAAGGCAATCCCCATGTTTCTGATTTTGGTACTGCTAAACTCTTAAGGCCTAACTCCACCAATTGGACATCGTTTGCTGGAACTCTTGGCTATGTAGCTCCAG AGCTTGCTTACACAATGAAGGTAAATGAGAAGAGTGATGTTTACAGCTTCGGGATTCTATCACTAGAACTTATTATAGGTCATCATCCAGGTGATATTATTCATGCTACATTATCATCTTCACCAGCATCAGGAGCGAATGGAACGCTGTTAAAGGAATTGATTGACAAACGGACACTAGCTCCTGGAAAACAAGAAGCAGAGGAATTAATGAAGATCACAAAACTAGCATTCGCGTGTCTCCATCAGAGTCCTCTAGCTCGGCCAAGTATGAAGCAAGTTTGTGCAtctttatcaaaagaaaattggcCTTCAAAAGGCTTGTTCTCCACTGTTACATTAGGCCAGTTGCTTGAATCAACACTACTAACatgttga
- the LOC101253893 gene encoding uncharacterized protein yields the protein MDRYEKVQKPIIDNPIKENEIRITTQGRLRNYITYATNLLLQEKGSKEIALKSMGRAISKTVMIAELIKRKIVGLHQITSIGSTDITDTWEPLEEGLLPLETTRHVSVITIILSKEELDTSSAGYQPPIPADQVRPLTEYDYGGGRFNDGVPGNGGEGGWKGGRGYNGRGRTGGRGRGNRGRGNNYGGVAGSMPIQGQGRGQGQGQGQVQGRGRGRAQGTKSNDTVRASVAYV from the exons atggATAGGTATGAGAAAGTGCAGAAGCCAATAATTGATAATCCTATTAAGGAGAATGAGATTAGAATAACAACCCAAGGAAGATTAAGGAATTACATTACTTATGCTACTAATCTTCTTCTTCAG GAGAAAGGATCTAAAGAAATTGCTCTTAAGTCTATGGGTAGAGCAATTAGCAAAACAGTAATGATAGCAGAACTAATAAAG AGGAAGATCGTTGGCCTTCATCAGATCACATCGATTGGTTCAACTGATATCACTGATACGTGGGAACCTTTAGAAGAAGGACTTCTTCC GCTCGAGACTACTCGTCATGTGTCAGTCATAACAATTATCCTTTCAAAGGAGGAGTTAGATACCTCATCAGCCGG GTATCAGCCACCTATTCCAGCAGATCAAGTCAGACCACTGACCGAATATGATTATGGAGGAG GGCGTTTTAATGATGGTGTGCCTGGAAATGGTGGAGAGGGCGGATGGAAAGGAGGACGTGGATATAATGGTAGAGGCCGAACTGGAGGAAGAGGCCGTGGTAATCGTGGACGTGGTAACAACTATGGTGGAGTAGCTGGTTCAATGCCCATTCAAGGCCAGG GTCGGGGCCAAGGCCAAGGACAAGGACAAGTACAGGGACGAGGTAGAGGTCGTGCTCAGGGTACTAAATCAAATGATACTGTTCGAGCATCAGTTGCTTATGTTTGA